Below is a window of Hydrogenimonas sp. SS33 DNA.
CTGGAGGTTTTCCTGCGCCGTTTCTTCTCCCAGCAGTTCAAGCGCAGCTGCATGCCCGACGGCCCCAAGGTAGGGACCATCGCCCTCTCGCCCCGCGGCGACTGGCGCATGCCCAGCGACGCGGAAGTGGCCGTATGGCTCGAAGAGCTGCACTCCATGGCGCGTTGAGGTACAATAACGCGAAATTTTCAGGGAGGACACAATGAGGAAAGTACTGTTGATCTGCCTGGCTGCGGCCCTGTTCGCCGGAAACGGCATGATCGCCTACAAAAGCCGGTACAATGTGGATGAGACGACAAAGCGCCTGGTCGCCATGCTTCGGGAAAAGGGAGTGACGCTCTTCAAAGTGGTGGACCACAGTGACGGTGCCCACAGTGCCGGTATGCAGATGAAACCCATGAAACTGGTGATCTTCGGCAACCCGAAAATGGGGACCCCCCTGATGCAGTGCGCGCCGACCCTGGGGCTGGACCTGCCCCAGAAGATGCTGATCTACGAAAACAACGCGAGTGAAACGGTGGTTGTCTACAACTCCCCCAAATATCTCTTCTGGCGGCACGATGTGCCCGAAACCTGTGCACCCGGGATTCAGAAGAAGATGGGAGCGGTGCTCCAGCGTTTCGCCAAATATGCGGCCGGCATCAGATAGGCGATGCTGGTCCACATCTGCTGCAGTGTCGACAGCCACTATTTTCTCCGGCGCCTGAAAGAGGATTTCCCGGGCGAGAGGCTGGTCGGATACTTCTACGACCCCAATATCCACCCCTACAGCGAATACCGCCTCCGGCTGCTGGATGTCCGGCGCAGCTGTGAGAGCCTGGGGGTGGAGCTGGTGGAAGGCCCCTACGACGTAGAGAGCTGGATGGCGGCGGTGAAGGGGCTGGAGAACGAGCCCGAAAAGGGAGCGCGGTGCGCCGTCTGTTTCGACCGCCGATTCGAGATGAGCGCGAAAGCCGCCAAAGAGATGGGGGAGAGCACCTTCACCTCGACGCTGCTTACCAGCCCCAAAAAGTCGATTCCCCAGCTTCAAAAGAGCGGAGATAAGATCGGCGAAAAGTACGGCGTCAAGTTCGTCGCCGTCGATTACCGCGTCGGCGGCGGGACCCAGAAGCAGCAGGAGGAGGCCAAAAAGGCGAAACTCTACCGGCAGGACTACTGCGGCTGCATGTTCGGCCTGACGATTCAGAGAAGGGAGCAGCAGCGGCTGGCGGCGGAGCTCTTCTCGCCCGTCGACGGGCGCATTCTGCCGGGTTCCATCGAAGAACGGCTGGCCCTCTACGAAGAGCGGATGTGGCTGGAGGAGGCGGGGCGCGACTACCGTATCGTGCGGCAGAAGTTTCTCAACTGGCGCCTCAAATTTGGGTGGGTGAAGCGAAAGAAGGAGACGCTGCCAAGCTACAT
It encodes the following:
- a CDS encoding DUF302 domain-containing protein, with protein sequence MRKVLLICLAAALFAGNGMIAYKSRYNVDETTKRLVAMLREKGVTLFKVVDHSDGAHSAGMQMKPMKLVIFGNPKMGTPLMQCAPTLGLDLPQKMLIYENNASETVVVYNSPKYLFWRHDVPETCAPGIQKKMGAVLQRFAKYAAGIR
- a CDS encoding epoxyqueuosine reductase QueH; this translates as MLVHICCSVDSHYFLRRLKEDFPGERLVGYFYDPNIHPYSEYRLRLLDVRRSCESLGVELVEGPYDVESWMAAVKGLENEPEKGARCAVCFDRRFEMSAKAAKEMGESTFTSTLLTSPKKSIPQLQKSGDKIGEKYGVKFVAVDYRVGGGTQKQQEEAKKAKLYRQDYCGCMFGLTIQRREQQRLAAELFSPVDGRILPGSIEERLALYEERMWLEEAGRDYRIVRQKFLNWRLKFGWVKRKKETLPSYILPYSVMKRRYTNGRVEWEEDGIFYFNREEIRLLPLSRYNAEAGRRYENVKELLFDPPPFETDLKVRESIGLGLYDLSPVIVLDEVPEGKLEILIEAEEYRDVRELLLPL